The nucleotide sequence TGTTAAAGAGGAGCTCTCAGCCTTCCTCCCTCCAAACTGGAGCAAAATAAATCCTGTTGACTTAATAGGAGATGCAACTTCAGATAGGTACAGAAAAGCCTTTAACGTCCTATCAAAGTATGAAGGTTGGGATTTCTCCCTAGTAATCGTAACCCCTCAGTCAATGACGGACATCCCCCAGATAGCTCACGAAATTGTGAGGTTTAGGGAAATTTCAAAAAGGCCAGTAGTTGCGTGCCTGATGGGAGGCCACTCTGTAAAACTGGGAATTGAAATACTGAAAAGTGATTCAGTTCCGGTATTTAAAGAACCCTTAAGGGCCGTAAAGAGCCTGTGGAAATCAAAGGGCAGTTAAGTTCCCACGATGTAGTAAAATAAATTTAGGATATATCGTTTATTGTAAACGTCTAATTATGGAGGAGTTTTGAAGACATCCGTTGTATCAAGCACTTCTCCCACTCTTATCCTAGCACTTGAAGAAATTAGGGAAAAGCTAAAAAAGGAACCAGATTTCCTAATACTTGCCGTATCAGATAAGTACCCTGAAGAGTACGTCATTCCAAGTGTAGAAAGGACTTTTAAAACTGAAAATTTCATCGCTTTTAACGCACTAGATGCCTTTAAAGACTCTTCATTAGTTCAGGGAGTAACGGCCTGTGCACTCTACTTTACAAACTCAGGGGACTTTTCACTAAAAGAAATTCGAGACTACGGGGACAGAAAATCGTTAAACGATATTATTTTACTCATAAACGAGAAAAAGAACTGGATTCACCTGTTTATAGGTTCTACCAATGAAAGTGTAGATTCCTTCGTTAATCACCTCTCTGAAGGACTTAAGTACAGACCAATAAATAACGTAATAGGCGGTTTAGCCTCAGGGAAAAAAACAAAGGTCTTTACAAAAAACGGAATAATTGATAGGGGCGGAATTTTTTATCCCTGAAGAACTTTTCATTCCAGATAGGCATAGCTTTAGGATTTAAGCCCTACGGCGTTACCTACACAATCACAAAAGCAAAAAACAGAAGGATTTACGAAATTGACGAAAAGCCTGCACCCCTCCTATTTAGAAAACTCCTCAAGGGCATAGAGGAGAAAGAAAAAATCCTCTGGTTTATTCCCCTCTATATCATTGACGACAAAGAAGGATACGTCGCCACTATAAGAACTCCGGCTAAGTTAACCGATGAATACCTGGAAGTTCACGGGGAGGTAAAAGAGGGAACGAGG is from Thermovibrio guaymasensis and encodes:
- a CDS encoding FIST C-terminal domain-containing protein, producing the protein MKNFSFQIGIALGFKPYGVTYTITKAKNRRIYEIDEKPAPLLFRKLLKGIEEKEKILWFIPLYIIDDKEGYVATIRTPAKLTDEYLEVHGEVKEGTRFKLSFAFPEDLLEGSKRVAKEVKRKIGIVDLIINFSCTARQFLLDDKSEKEPEIYSSALNSHLFGFFTYGEIGPDRGLKKVKLYNETSLIVALKEK